The window CGAGGGTTCTCGGCTCACTGGCTCCGACACTGAGCTCGCGCTCAACTGGCGCGGGCGGCATCGACCTCGTCGAACACCGCCTTGGCGACGCTGAAGGCGTCGATGGCCGCCGGGAAGCCGGCGTAGACCGCGATCTGGAAGATCACTTCGCAAATGTGCTCCCGTGACACGCCGAGGCTCAACGCACCCAGGATGTAGGCCCTCAATTGGGCCGGCCGGTTCAGCGCGGTGAGGGCAGCAATAGCGATTGCAGCCCGCTCCGGCAGCTCCAGCTCAGGCCGAGACCAGACCTCACCTAGCACGGTCGAGATGGAGAACTGCGTCCAGTCCTCGGCGACCTCGCCCGGAGTCTCGAACTGGGGAATTACTGGGGAGTTGCCAAAAAGGCGGGCGGCGACGCCATAGCCCTGCGCCAGCCTGTCGGGGGTGTCGGTCGTCATTGTGTGCTCCGCAACGTGAGGCTCGGTGAAAGCTTCAGCTGTCACCTGCTGGCAGACTTGGGGCGGGATCAAACTTACTGATCAGTTAATACTGAGGTCAACCATCCAGCTCGCCGCCGGGGCTCGCCGGTTGGCGGAACGCAGAGGAGACAACCGATGTCCACTACGGATCACCGCCCTGACACGTCGGACCCGGAGGCGCCCGCGGGGGCGCAGGTCAGGATCGGTTACAAGGCGTCGGCGGAGCAGTTCGGGCCTCGTGAGCTGGTGGAGTTCGGCGTCGCGGCCGAGCGGTTCGGATTCGACTCCGCGGTCGTGTCGGACCACTACCAGCCGTGGCGGCACAACGGCGGGCACGCCCCGTTCTCGATCTCGTGGATGACCGCGGTCGGAGAACGCACGTCGCGGATCACATTGGGCACCTCGGTGCTGACCGCGACGTTCCGCTACAACCCGGCGGTGATCGCGCAGGCGTTCGCCACCATGGGGTGCCTGTACCCGGGGCGGATCATGCTCGGGCTGGGGACCGGGGAGGCGCTCAACGACGTCGCGGTGACCGGGATGGTGTGGCCGGAGTTCAAGGAACGCTTCGCCCGGATGCGCGAGGCGATCGACCTGATGCGCCGGCTGTGGACCGAGGACAAGGTCGACCACCAGGGCGAGTACTACACGACCGTCGGGGCGACGGTGTACGACAAGCCCGAGCGGCCGATCCCCATCTACGTCGCCGCCGGCGGCCCGGTGGTGGCCCGCTACGCCGGGCGGGTCGGGGACGGGTTCATCTGCACCTCGGGCAAGGGCATGGCCCTCTACCAGGAGGAACTGGTCCCGGCCATCGACGAGGGCATCGCCAAGGCCGGGCGCACCCCCGAATCGTTGGACCGGATGATCGAGATCAAGCTCTCCTACGACCACGATCAGGACTTCGCCCTGGAGGCGACCCGGTTCTGGGCCCCCCTGTCGTTGACCCCGGAGCAGAAGCACTCGGTGCATTCCTCCGCGGAGATGGAGCGCCTCGCCGACGAACTCCCCATCGAGCAGGTCGCCAAGCGGTGGATCGTCGCGTCCAAGCCGGATCAGGCCGTCGAGGCGATCCGGCCCTACGTGCAGGCCGGGTTCACCAACCTGGTCATCCACGCCCCCGGCGCCGACCAGACCCGCTTCATGGACCAGTTCGCCGCCGACGTCATGCCCCGCCTCCGCGAACTGGGAACGTGACGCCGATGTCGGTTCCGACGCCCAGTGCTGTCCGGCGTGCGCTCCGGCGTGCCCGCGACGGAGCCAGCCTGAACCACGACGAGGTGCAGGCNNNNNNNNNNNNNNNNNNNNNNNNNNNNNNNNNNNNNNNNNNNNNNNNNNNNNNNNNNNNNNNNNNNNNNNNNNNNNNNNNNNNNNNNNNNNNNNNNNNNGGCGCGCACTACGGCTCGCCGGACAAGGACCCCGCGGTGCGGTTGCGCGTCCTGGAGGACGCCGGCCGGCTCAACGTGCCGTTCACGACGGGCCTGCTGATCGGCATCGGGGAGGACCTGGCCGAGCGGGCGGACTCGCTCTTCGCGCTGCGCCAGGTCGCCCGCGCCTACGGAGGCGTGCAGGAAGTCATCGTGCAGAACTTCCGCGCCAAGCCCGACACCGCCATGCGCGCGACGCCGGACACCGGCCGCGAGGAGTACCTGGCCGCGGTCGCGACGGCCAGGGTCGTCCTCGGCCCGAAGGTCCGGGTGCAGGCGCCGCCCAACCTGTCCGAGCCCGAGGAACTGGCCGCGTTGCTGGCGGCCGGCGTCGACGACTGGGGCGGGGTCTCCCCGTTGACGCCCGATCACGNNNNNNNNNNNNNNNNNNNNNNNNNNNNNNNNNNNNNNNNNNNNNNNNNNNNNNNNNNNNNNNNNNNNNNNNNNNNNNNNNNNNNNNNNNNNNNNNNNNNGTCGCTGAACGGTCAGGTGACGACTCCACCGTCAGCGACGCCGTCGCTGGTGGATCTCCGACTAGTGGTCCCACGAGTGGCGAACCGGTGGTCCCACGCTGCCGGCGGGCGACAGCCTGGGTGGCGGCCAGCTCGCCGTAAGCGTGTACAGATGATCTCTGTACGAGCGCGAACCCGCTCAACCTGGGGAAGTACGTGAGCACTGACACGGATCTCGCAGCACGAGCCGCAGAGCTACGTCAGCCGTGCTGCGGGCGTCCCCGCCGCCGGACGTCAAGGTCTGCCGGGCGACAGCGATAAGCATGCTGGTGATGAACTGCGCGATCACCCGCGGATCGTCGGCTGGCAGATCGCCACTCTTGATCGCCGCTCTCACGGCCCGAGTCCAAATGCCCTGATAGTCCCGCCATGCTCCGAATCCTCGGCCCGTACTTGCGAGCTCGGCGCCTGAGGCGGCGATTTCGCTATCGACCAGTGCGAGGACGGAACGAGGTCTGCGGCTGGACAAATCGACAAGTATCCGAGCGAGATGTTCCACTCGTTCACGGGAGGTCAAACCCGGCCGCCGGGCGATGGACCTCGCCGCGGTGCACAACTCGTCGGCAGCTCGCTGCAGTACGAGCTCGATCAGGTCTTCTTTCGACGGTATTGCCCGATAAAGCGTGGCTCGGGAGACGTGGAGGTGAGCCGCCGCCGCCTCGATCGACACCGCATCGGGGCCACCTTCTTCGAACAAAAGCTGGCCTGCGTCCGTGAGTTGCTCTCGTCCGACCTCGCGCCGTGGTCTTCCGCGGCGACGTCGTCCGGGTGCGGCTCCGCTAGCAACGCCAGAGGAATCCGTCATGTGCACCTCACGCTTCTCGCGAGGGTCGCCAGCACGCAGCAAGAAGCACGCCCGCCGCTCCGACGCCGAGCCCGCCGGCCAGCGCCGCTCCCACGCCGCCGTCCAACTTCGCGGCGAGCTCAATCCGATCATCTACCGACGCCGAGCCCGGCCCGAGAATTGCGAGGGCGACCGAGGTAGCTCCGAGAACGGCTACGTATTCCCAACCTTGACCTGGTCGGAATACGAAGAAGCCGTTTGTCCGGTGGGCCGTTACCAGTGCCACGGTCATGACGCCCACCACTGCTGCGCACTGCAGCGAGGTCAGCACCCCGAGCAGGAGGCACAGTCCCGCCCCCAGCTCGGTCAGACCGCTGGCCCACGCATGCAAACGAGGCGGCCGAAGACCCATCGACCCGAACCAACGCGCGGTTCCCTCCACCCCTCCCGAGCCGAACAAATGGTTCCAGCCGTGCGCCAACATCACCGCACCGAGGACGAGCCTGAGGATGAATGCGCAGGAGTCAGCCGAGCTCACCCGCATCCCTCCCGAGGGTGACAGCCGTGGACACGAGCGTGACGCGAGGCGGGATGACCCCGGTCCAGGCCCAGGCACCACGTGAATGGAGGACAACGGCGCGCGGCTACGCGATACCGCGTGGATACGTCATACGCCGTAGATACAGCAAACGAGGTACGCTGAATGAAACGATTGCGCCGAGGATGCCCGCGCCGGGTCGGGAATGAACACTCGGCCGCGAGCAAGCTCGGAGGGTCGAATACATGCGCCGCACCGCGTACGACCAGAACGGCGGACAGGCGGCGAACACGTGGACCGCCACGCAAGTCCGTGCACCCAAGACGGCGGAGTTGATCGCTCTTGCGCTTCGCCGTGAGATCGTCCGCGGCGACCTCAAGCGGGGCGAAACCCTTCCTCCCGAACTGCAGCTCATGGGCCAGTTCGGCGTGTCCCGTCCGACCTTGCGCGAGGCTTTTCGGATCTTGGAGACCGAAGGTCTCATCGTGGTTCGCCGCGGTTCCCGCGGCGGCGCGGAGGTGACCTGCCCCGATGTCTCCGTCGCAGCCCGTTACGTAGGAATTCTGCTGCAGATGCAGGGGACCACCATCCAAGACGTGTACCAGGCACGGATGATCACCGAACCTGCAGCAGCGGCCATGGCCGCTCGGAACAGAACACGGGACGATCTGAAAGAGCTGCACGCGTGCGTTGACAAGCTCGCCGACCTGGTGGAGGCCAGCGAGCGCACTGACGTGCCGACGGATCCCACCGTATGGGCCGAAGTGACGTTCAGGTTTCACGACTTGCTGCTGCGGGCGTCGCGCAGTAAGACGTTGGCATTGCAGGGCGCCGTTCTTCAGGACATCGTCGCCACGCATGTGACAATCACCATTACCCGTGGGTTCAGCGAGACGAAGCAAAGCGACCTCTTCCTTCCGACGCTCCGCAGTTACCGGAAGATGCTGAGGCTCTTGGAAGCCAAGGACGACCGCGGCGCTGAGGAGCACTGGCGCGCTCACATGGAGATCGCGGGGCGTCATCTACTCGGTGGCGACTTGAGGAATAAGCGAGTGGTCGAACTGTTCGGCTGAACCATCGGCCCAGCGGTTCGGTCCTCCGGAGTAGGAGTGCGCCGGAGCGTTGATGGGTCCGAGTCACGTCGTGCCTGGAGTGAAGACCAGCGGCAGATGATCCACGCCTCGCACCCCACCGAGGTGGCGCACAATTTGTTCGCCGTCGGGAACGCGGTAGTCCGGCATCCGCCGGTGGATCTCCTCGAACACGATCCGCAATTCCAGTCGCGCCAGGTGCGACCCCAGGCACCGATGCGCGCCGGCGCCGAACGCGAGGTGGTGATTGGGGTGGCGGTCGAGGATCACGGTGTCGGCGTTTTCAAATTGAGTGCTGTCGCGTCCGGTCGCACCGGTGAGCAGCATGACCCGGTCCCCCTCGCGCAATGTGGTGCCGTGCATCTCCACCTCGCGGGTGACGCGTCGCCCCGGGATAATTGGGGACTCCCAGCGCATGAGTTCTTCGATCGCCAGGGGAATCGTGCTCGGGTCGTCGATAAGCTTCTGCCGCTCCTCGGGGTGTTCGGCCAGCCAGGCGATGCCGTTGGATAGGACGCTCTTGGTGGTGTCCAGACCGGCGATCAGCAGTAGGAAGACGATGTCGAGGACCTCGAACTGCGACAGCTTCCGCTCTCCGGCAAAGCTGGCGTCAAGGAGCGCACTCACGAGGTCGTCGCCCCGTTGTTCGGTCCGCGTGTCCACGATCTCGGCAAAGTAGGTATAGAGCGCCAGTCCGGACTCTGCACGACGGGCCATCGAAGCCTCGGGATCGCCGGGCACGCCGCGGATGATGTCGTCGGCCCATTGCAGGAACATCGGGGCGTCTTCCAAGGGCCATCCCATCAGCGATAGGAACGCCCGCGTGGGGAACGGGTTGGCCAACTCCGCGACGAATTCGCACGAACCCTTCTCGATGAAGTCGTCGATCAACTCGGTGACCAACGCTCGCAGCTGGTCCTCCAGGGGGTTGATCCGGCCCGGGCCGAACAGCGGCGCCAGGATGCGCCGGTAGTAGGCATGGTCCGGCGGATCGATCTCCAACGGGATCATCGGCCGGTCCTGGCCCAGGTTCGCCGGGATCCCGTTCGGATGCGACGAGAAGATCTCGGGATTGTCGTAGACGAAACGGATGTCGTCGTAGCGGGAGAGCACCCAGTAGCCGCCGTGCCCTTCGGCCCATCCGAGCGGACATTCCTGGCGGAACTTCCCGTACAACGGGTAGGGATCCTGCGCGTGCTTCGGATCGTCCATATCCCATCGGCGCATAGCCTCGGACACCTCACCGAGCTCGTACGACTGGCGAGACTGAGCGCGATCGTCACGTGAAGGCATCTCTCATCTCCCAGTTGGAATGTGATTTCGCCTGGCGGCCAGAGCAAATCAACGAGTGAGTAGGAGGCATCCGGCCACGGTGCCTCCCCCAATCCCGACGGCAGCGACCTCAGAATCAGGAACCTGCACTCCGAGGCCCTCGCCGCGTAGTTGCCGGATGGCCTCGACGACATAGCCGTAGCCGTGCAAGCGGCCGGCCGAGAGTTGCCCGCCATAGGTGTTCCAGGGAAGCGCTCCGCCCAGGGTCAACGAGCTGCCATCGCCGATGAAGGCACCGGCCTCACCGTGTCCGCAGAAGCCCATCGCTTCGAGCCAGAGCAGCGTGAACACCGTGAAACCGTCGTAAAGCTGAGCGACATCGACGTCCGCGGGCCGCAGGTCGGTCCGGCCCCACATTTGGGCCGCGACATCGTGGGCCGCCATGGTGGTCAGGTCCTCCCACTGCTCCCACAGGGGGCGATGGCGCATCGCCGTCCCCATCGCTTCGATCCGCACCGGCGCCCGAAGATCTGACGTGGTGTCCGCCGATGAGACGACGACCGCGGTGCAGGCGTCGATCGGGATGTCGCAGTCGAACAGGCCCAACGGCGTCGAGATGAGTCGAGCGTTGAGGTAGTCGTCCATCGACAGTGGCTTGGTGAAGATCGCGTCGGGATTCGATGCCGCGTGCATGCGCGCGGTGATCGCAATGGCCCCTAGCTGCTCGCGGGTCGTCCCGTACTCGTGCATGTGGCGGGCGGCGTGAAACGCCGCCCAGTTGGCGGCGGACACGGCCCCCACGGCGAGCAGCATCGACATCGGGCCCTCAACCTCGTTGAGTTTGGCCCCGAGCCCAGCCCGGGGTCCCGCGGCCTGCCCGCTCGACTCCGTGACGGTTCGGAAGACCACTGCGTGACGACACAGTCCGGCGGACACGGCCAACACGGCATGGATGAGGGGCGCGATCTGTGCCGCGCCCTGGGGTGTGCCGTGATGCCACCCGAGTTTCAACCCGAGCGCGTCCTGCACGTCGTACACATCCGGTCCGACGAAACCCGGGGCGAAGTTGAGTGTCATACCCGGGTAGGTGGCGAGGCCGTCGATGTCATCCATCGTGAGGCCGGCGTCTCGAACCGCGGCCTGGATCGCGTCGATGGTGAGCGAAAGCGGCGACTGGGGCAGCTGACGACCGATGGCGGACTGCCCAACGCCCGACAGGACGGCGTCTCGCTCCGGCAGTCGGCGAGTCACGCGGCGTCCAGGACGAAACTCGGAATCGACAGCTCGCCCGGACCGGGTTCGAAACCGACGCCGACCGTTGCTCCGAT of the Sporichthya polymorpha DSM 43042 genome contains:
- a CDS encoding carboxymuconolactone decarboxylase family protein; its protein translation is MTTDTPDRLAQGYGVAARLFGNSPVIPQFETPGEVAEDWTQFSISTVLGEVWSRPELELPERAAIAIAALTALNRPAQLRAYILGALSLGVSREHICEVIFQIAVYAGFPAAIDAFSVAKAVFDEVDAARAS
- the fgd gene encoding glucose-6-phosphate dehydrogenase (coenzyme-F420), with amino-acid sequence MSTTDHRPDTSDPEAPAGAQVRIGYKASAEQFGPRELVEFGVAAERFGFDSAVVSDHYQPWRHNGGHAPFSISWMTAVGERTSRITLGTSVLTATFRYNPAVIAQAFATMGCLYPGRIMLGLGTGEALNDVAVTGMVWPEFKERFARMREAIDLMRRLWTEDKVDHQGEYYTTVGATVYDKPERPIPIYVAAGGPVVARYAGRVGDGFICTSGKGMALYQEELVPAIDEGIAKAGRTPESLDRMIEIKLSYDHDQDFALEATRFWAPLSLTPEQKHSVHSSAEMERLADELPIEQVAKRWIVASKPDQAVEAIRPYVQAGFTNLVIHAPGADQTRFMDQFAADVMPRLRELGT
- a CDS encoding TetR/AcrR family transcriptional regulator; this translates as MTDSSGVASGAAPGRRRRGRPRREVGREQLTDAGQLLFEEGGPDAVSIEAAAAHLHVSRATLYRAIPSKEDLIELVLQRAADELCTAARSIARRPGLTSRERVEHLARILVDLSSRRPRSVLALVDSEIAASGAELASTGRGFGAWRDYQGIWTRAVRAAIKSGDLPADDPRVIAQFITSMLIAVARQTLTSGGGDARSTADVALRLVLRDPCQCSRTSPG
- a CDS encoding DoxX family membrane protein, giving the protein MRVSSADSCAFILRLVLGAVMLAHGWNHLFGSGGVEGTARWFGSMGLRPPRLHAWASGLTELGAGLCLLLGVLTSLQCAAVVGVMTVALVTAHRTNGFFVFRPGQGWEYVAVLGATSVALAILGPGSASVDDRIELAAKLDGGVGAALAGGLGVGAAGVLLAACWRPSREA
- a CDS encoding FadR/GntR family transcriptional regulator, with product MRRTAYDQNGGQAANTWTATQVRAPKTAELIALALRREIVRGDLKRGETLPPELQLMGQFGVSRPTLREAFRILETEGLIVVRRGSRGGAEVTCPDVSVAARYVGILLQMQGTTIQDVYQARMITEPAAAAMAARNRTRDDLKELHACVDKLADLVEASERTDVPTDPTVWAEVTFRFHDLLLRASRSKTLALQGAVLQDIVATHVTITITRGFSETKQSDLFLPTLRSYRKMLRLLEAKDDRGAEEHWRAHMEIAGRHLLGGDLRNKRVVELFG
- a CDS encoding cytochrome P450 gives rise to the protein MDDPKHAQDPYPLYGKFRQECPLGWAEGHGGYWVLSRYDDIRFVYDNPEIFSSHPNGIPANLGQDRPMIPLEIDPPDHAYYRRILAPLFGPGRINPLEDQLRALVTELIDDFIEKGSCEFVAELANPFPTRAFLSLMGWPLEDAPMFLQWADDIIRGVPGDPEASMARRAESGLALYTYFAEIVDTRTEQRGDDLVSALLDASFAGERKLSQFEVLDIVFLLLIAGLDTTKSVLSNGIAWLAEHPEERQKLIDDPSTIPLAIEELMRWESPIIPGRRVTREVEMHGTTLREGDRVMLLTGATGRDSTQFENADTVILDRHPNHHLAFGAGAHRCLGSHLARLELRIVFEEIHRRMPDYRVPDGEQIVRHLGGVRGVDHLPLVFTPGTT
- a CDS encoding thiolase C-terminal domain-containing protein yields the protein MTRRLPERDAVLSGVGQSAIGRQLPQSPLSLTIDAIQAAVRDAGLTMDDIDGLATYPGMTLNFAPGFVGPDVYDVQDALGLKLGWHHGTPQGAAQIAPLIHAVLAVSAGLCRHAVVFRTVTESSGQAAGPRAGLGAKLNEVEGPMSMLLAVGAVSAANWAAFHAARHMHEYGTTREQLGAIAITARMHAASNPDAIFTKPLSMDDYLNARLISTPLGLFDCDIPIDACTAVVVSSADTTSDLRAPVRIEAMGTAMRHRPLWEQWEDLTTMAAHDVAAQMWGRTDLRPADVDVAQLYDGFTVFTLLWLEAMGFCGHGEAGAFIGDGSSLTLGGALPWNTYGGQLSAGRLHGYGYVVEAIRQLRGEGLGVQVPDSEVAAVGIGGGTVAGCLLLTR